The genomic stretch CCCACTGCATACAATCACTGTCGATGAACTGTCTTTCTTGAAGGAGTTCCAGGTTACCTTGAATGAGGACGTTGACTCGCTTGATGGCTGGGCTATCTGGTTTGACATATTCTTCATGCCGTCCAGAGATTCCCCTATTTCGGACGATGCCATCCCTTCGGAGATGCAAAAGAAGGGCTTTGTTGCTTTCACTACTGGCCCTGATGGCCCAGAAACTCATTGGCAACAAGgtatcctcctcatcgaccaCGGAAAGAAGAGTGCCCTGCCCTTGAAGAAAGGCCAGACGATTACGGGAAAAGTTGGCTACCAAAAGAAATCAAAGGAATCACGGTCTCTGGACATCTCCATCGAATGGAATGTTCAAGAGGGCGAAAAGGGCTCCCAGGAATGGAGTTTGCAGTGAGGGACTTTGACCAAAAAGTTTTGCTCGCCTTTTGGCCTAATTCGTTCTTTCTGCTACTATAAAGCATATAGAAAGTCTCATTTGATAGACAGCTGTTAGAAAAGTAATCCAATCATTCATATGCCATTTGGCGGGTATCGCAAGTGTAGGATGCAATGAtcgggaaagaagaaggaaaagaaccTCCAGTCCGAATCTTCATCTGTGCCTTGTGTCGTATGTTTCTCGATGCGTGCGTCTGTTATGGTCACTCTGACTACGGCTGCGATCAGGATggtgacgacgacgatggtGACGACGGTACGAATGCCCATCCGAATGAGACTTTGTCTTACGCGAGCGATCTCGGCTTGTGTCACggccatggcgatgatgacgattTGCTCTTCGATCTCCATCCTGTGAAGCATCGAGCTGAAAATTGTCAAGACTATCTGATGATCTTGACCTTCGCCTGCGATGGCGTGACCTATGTTTCTCTTCCAATTTAAAAGCTTCCAATTCTCGCCTCCTTTCTTGATCccactttctcctttcttgctCAACCGACTTTAGCTGGCGAACAcctttcttcatcgccgCAAGTGGATCGTTGGCATCTATCCGagccttttccctttcccttctcatAGGATCCTCATTCCCCCAGACATCTTTCCCAGAAATGGAGTCTGGAGCCATGGCTTCTATTCCTGAAGCTGAATACCAAGGTTTCTGGCCGACAGATTGACGGAACCCCGCCGCATTCGAGAAGCGCATTGTGTACTGGTCTTCATatgcctttttcctctcGGCTGATTCTTTTTCGGCTTCTGGGTTCTTCTCCGTATGTTTTTGTGACGGTTGGGAAGGGAACAGGTCAATATGGCCAGCACTATCGTAAAGCGGCGCATCACTAGATCGAGCGGAAGCAAGTTCCTCTCGTTTCGCCAGCGCAGTCTGTGCATCCTCTCGAGCAAATCGAATATCGCGGTCCGTGTCATTTTCACCAGCTAAACGTCTTCTCTTTCTAAACCTTACAGTGTCCTCTGCATGACTCTTTCTATCATGTCGGGAGATTGGCGACGGAGATCGTGGGGGAGGTGGCGGGGTGGATGGTTGTTCGCCACGGAGTATTTGTATTCTTCGTTCGGCATCAACTTCTTGCATACGACgctcctgttcctcttctcgGGCCTGCGCCTGCGCCTCATCGCGACGCACGCGGGCAATGTTCTCTGGGTTGTAGACGTTCCATGACTTCTTACCTAGTAGGTGACTGGACGCAGTTAGCACAAAAGAGCAAGATAGTAAGGATAATACTGACAGAGGCATCTCGAGTGAAATTAATAGAATACTACTCGTTATTGAACTTCCGTAGCATGTGAGAAGCCGTTGTTGATCGCAGAAACAGCGATAAGGAAGGCGGAGAGGAACCATCGGCAGAAACGGAGGTTGGCGGGCCGATAGAGCCAATGAGAACCAAGGAGGTACGGAGCTCAGCCTCTATGATAGAGTCCAGCCTGTCCCCATGCTTTGTCCCGCCGCCACTTCTCTTCATCCCACTATTATCTCCCCTAATTATCTTAATTGAAGTACTCGCGACCTAAGACCTACATACTCTGGTGGTCAGATTAGTATCTTTGTCTCCCTTTGACGTGAAAGCTGCCGGCAGCGTTAACCTGTGTGCTTATAAGAGCTTCACTTCATAATATCTCACTATCTGACGGTCATCACATCTCGTTATACGTGCTTCGCTCTTTCACTAGTCTATTCACGATCATATGAAGCAAGATGTTCAACCGCAATAACTTTTCTATGCCTTTCGGCTCCCGGCCCTCTCGCGAAGACGGTCATTCAAGCCCCAGCCCGGGCCAGGGACCTCCTCCATATCCACGAAGAGAATACAACACTAACCCTGCGCCTACGGGTGGTGTAGGGTATGAATACCGCCCTCATCCGCCCGACTATGACACTGTAATGACTGACGCTTATAATATATCAAGGGGATATGGAGCACCGATGGGAAGGCCTAGTCAACCGCCACAAATGCCCCCGAGAGCCCCCGTTGGGGGAAGCTCAGGGAGAACCTGGACCTTGCGCCCCGCGAAGAGCCCCGATAACAATTACACCTTTGGTAACTTGTAAGTTCAGCTCCAAAGCTTTCGAGGGACGGGTGGTTGACGTGGTCTAGAGTTGCAGTTTCGCCGCAGGATTTCCCGCCCACCCGCGATGGACTCgaccttttccttcttgtaAACGATCTTTATGTATTTTCCGCGCGCCCATATGATGGCTTCCCGCCGGGTCACATCAGCATGTCGGACCCTCAGCGGACGTGGGCTGGAGTTGCATTCACAGACTCTGTCAACGTACAGATTTACGATCCGTTCAGTCAAGGCGGGCAGGCTTATATCGGTTCCACGGACATTGAAATAGGTTTCGCCGGCAAGAAGAGGGTCGAAACTCCTTATGACCAAGACGAGTTGGGTAGTGTTGTGGTCAAGGTAGCTCCTCAGTAATTTCGAACTAAATTGCGGTAGGCTAACTAAGACAGAATTTTGAAAACCAAATATTTGCCCCGGGTCAGAAGATTTTGATGGACCATAGAAGCATTCCTCTTATACTAACGGTTAAAACCGTCCAACGTGTCGATTTGAGTTCCGAGAAAGCTGATCTCTCCAGCGGTCAAGTGGAGACCGATCCCAGCGCCAGGGGAATACTCACGAGGCATTCTCAGATCAATTTTTTCAAGGATGCTCGCACTGGAATCAATTTGAAAGCGTCGAACCGTCGGCCAGCGGCGAACTCTATTATCCAGCCCGACTTCAAATTCGAGAACATGGGTATTGGAGGTCTTGATGCAGAGTTTAGCACAATCTTTCGTCGTGCATTTGCGTCTCGCATTTTCCCCCCAGGCTTAGTTGAGAAGCTTGGTATCCAGCATGTAAAGGGTATGCTGCTTTATGGCCCTCCAGGAACTGGTAAAACGTTGATTGCCCGGCAAATTGGCAAGATGTTAAACGCAAGGGAACCAAAGATCATCAACGGTCCTGAAGTGCTGAATAAATACGTTGGCCAGTCAGAGGAAAACATTCGAAAGCTTTTtgcagatgcagaagctgaGTACAAAGAGAAAGGCGAGGAAAGTGGGCTTCACATCATCATTTtcgatgagctggatgcTGTGTGTAAGCAGCGTGGCAGCGGAGCAGGCGGTGGCACGGGCGTAGGTGATAGTGTGGTGAACCAACTGCTATCAAAGCTCGATGGTGTCGACCaactcaacaacatcctccttATTGGTATGACCAACAGGAAGGATATGATCGATGATGCGCTATTGCGACCTGGTCGTCTTGAGGTCCATATGGAAATCTCACTCCCTGATGAGAAGGGCCGAGCTCAGATTCTCAAGATTCATAcccagaagatgagggaCAACAACGtgatggatgtggatgtgaATCTATCCGAGCTAGCACTGATGACCAAGAACTTTTCGGGTGCCGAGATTGCAGGTCTTGTCAAATCCGCATCTTCATTCGCCTTTTCCCGCCATGTCAAGGTTGGAACAATGGCCGGTATTAGCGATGACGTGGTTAACATGAAAGTCAACCGAGGTGACTTCCACAATGCTCTTGACGAAGTTAAACCTGCGTTTGGTGTATCAGAGGAGGAACTTTCGAGCCGTATTCAGTACGGCATTATCCATTACTCCGATCAGATTAACGAAATCTTAAGAGAGGGTCAGCTCTTTGTGAAGCAAGTTGGGGAATCGACGCCTTTGTTCTCCGTCTTGTTGCATGGTCCAACTGCATCAGGAAAGACTGCGCTCGCAGCCCGGATTGCCATTGACTCTGGTTTCCCCTTCATCAAGCTGATCAGCCCTGAAGATATGGTCGGCTTTAGCGAAATGGCCAAGGTTCAATATATCAGCAAGATATTCGATGACGCCTACAAGAGTCGTACCAGTGTGGTCGTCGTCGATAACATTGAAAGAATCATTGATTGGGTCCCAATCGGACCTCGGTTTAGCAATACTGTTTTGCAGACATTAATGGTCTTTTTGAGAAAGCAGCCGACCAAGGAGCGGCGATTGCTGGTTCTAGCAACTACAACCCAGAGAGCTGTCCTGAAGCAGCTGGATGTGTACAACTCATTCAATTCTGATATCATGGTCCCGAATGTCATGACGTGTGCCGAGTTAGAGTACATCATGAAACAGTCGGAGACGTTTAATGACCAGGAAATTGCCCAGGTGTTAGGAGCAATTGGGGGTATCGACCAGGCTGATAAGGCCCCTCAAGAAAAAGTCATCGGTGTCGGTGTCAAAAAAGTGCTGTTGGGCATTGAGACAGCCAGGCAGGATGCTGACAAGGTTGAACGGTTCGTGCGTGTTATTGATAGGGccatcgaagaagagaggagtTTCGACTAGGgccctctctttctctcacATGGCTTATTTCCAGATAAAGTGGAGATCCTTTTAGTTGTTGGATACCCAAGTATCTGCCTGCATAAGTAGTAGAATGGTATTAGTACCTGGCGAGATTGGCAAGGAAACGAAGTACCTTAATATAATGTTAGTCTTACTGTGTTCCCGCGTAATGGTGTTCCATACATTCACTCGCCATCAGCTGGAGCTCAAACATCACCCAAACAAACGAACGAGCCACACATTCCTCTCTTTTACCGTAAACCCGTCTaaagtcaacatcatcttgcCACACAAGACAAGACTATAGCTCTGACAAGACAAGGCTTAAGGTAACCGAAACCGTCGCCATGCCTTCCCGTTACACGCCAAAGCGCATCCTTAAGAAACAGTTCTCCCAGCAGGAACACAGTCTCCTGGAAGATTGGGCGCCCGGAAACCGAAACAAGTATCGCAACGTGGAACTTGACGCCCCCGTCTTAACGGAGCATCAGGCCCCGAGCTCGGAACTTGTTAACCAAGGAGGGTATACAGCGCCGAACGGAACTCATCTCTCCGACCACGACCTAACTGAATTGTCAAATGGCATTGAAGATTCGGAGTCAATGTGTGTTATATACTTTCAGCCTTGCTTCATTGAGGATCCCTGGAAGGATCTCCCATCTGTGAAGATGGAATTCACTACGCGCTTTTGGTCAGTCCTTCTCTTGCAGCCACGCGTCCCTGTTGCTTCTTTACTTGTTGCACATCGCAAGACTTGAGTAGATTCAAAGCTAATTGAGGCATCAGACTCAGGTTCTATAACGCAATCGTGTCTGTGCCTGCTTAGTTTGGGGCCACTCGAGTTACTCTCGTTTCATCGTTGCTGGAGGGAATATCATATTGAGGAGTAACTTATACAAGGATTGAACTGCGTGGTTCTTGCAACAGATGCCGCTACCTGAGAATGGAACGTACACCCTCCTTGTGGAGATTACTGATCATCAGTAGTAGAGCACGCGTGGTTGGGCAGATAGGGCACTCATTTTAATGCGACACAGTGCCTGCACTTGTTTCTACATATTTACGATAAAACCTTGAAATTCTCCGGCAATGCCAAAGAATTTGCCAGCCTAAGATTTTACTTCGCTTATGATTTTTTGAGGGGGACTAGCTGTGGTGGACTTTCTCCTGACATCCAAAACTGGGAACCTAGCCTTTGCCCCATTCTGAAACACTGTTGATGCAAGATCGCGAATTACTGCTCACACTAGTAAAATAAAAGCAAAGTAAGAGGTCCTTATGGAATGACCCCTCTCTGtatccatcttcttctcttccttttcatcctttTATTCTGTTATCGTGAACAATATCCGTGTTCTGATTGCCCGGGGTGCGTCGTCAGGGGTACGCACGATATTCTTTAATCAATCTTTGGATACGCTGATTTGATTGGAGCCTGACGGCTAAGGTATGAACCctatttctcttcttgttcagaACATCCTACCTGCATGGTTTTTTCTTAACACACCCACACACCCACACAACAGCCAGCCGTGACTACAACGTACCCTCCTCAATTGAGATACTTTCACTTACATAGGGAAGGTGTTACCCTCTTCGAGTTAGTACGGAACACGAAGTTTGAACCCCTGCGAACTACTTGTTGTATACAACTAACTACTACCCGCTGATTACCGCGGTGTCTCCAACTATACCTCTTACAGCAGGGGTGCAGATAAGCTACAGCACGATCATGTTACATCTATGCATCCAGAAGAGCTTAAATTAACGGCCCAACCCCCAGGGGACACATTCCACGTGTGGCGCAGGGGTTCGCTGCCCAAAGGCCCTAAAATGTACTAGACCCAGCGCTGGCATTGGCTCCTTCGAGCTGCACGCAGACCCGCAAAAGCGGCAAGAGAAACCGAACTAAACCGGAGGGTGGAGCGGACGAAGGCGGACAAGATGTCCGCTGGCGGAGTGGGTCGGCGGAACAGTGGGAGGTAGGCAGTCTGCCGACGACCAACAGCGCAACCGAGACACCATCTAGGGAAGGATGTGAGGTTAGTAATTCGTCATGGGATTTCTGCAATCTCAGCCTGTCATTCATATGAGCCGCCGCTGCCTTGCGAGCACGTATTCCCACCCCTGGTATGCAACCAGCAATGTGCCAGGGGGCCGTGTCACAGTCCCCTACAGGCGCCCGCACAAGTGGACTCACATGACCGGGGTTGGGGGTGATCTTGTGATGTGACCATCTTCATGAGTTTGGGATCCTAGGCGCACGTGGATCGGAGGAGGGAGCGGGCTCCCTAATTTCCTCCGTGAGGTTAACGACAGCGACTCAAATTTCAAGAAAAACCCCGAGTGCATTCCATCAAATATATCACTACCGGTTAAACAACGCCAAATATACAACATTGTGAAAGCGAGAAAGACCCCATATATACCATCCCATAAAGCTCACGGTTCCCAAACAGCTCGATGACGAAATAAGCAAACAAACCTGACCCAAGTTCTGGAAGCAATTTTCGCGGAAAGTCGTTACCGCATTAAAACAAATTATCCCCCCAATAGCcaagaacgaagaagaaagtaaacAAAAGGTGGACATGACCGACTGTCCCCTGCAACAAGTTCAGTAATCGTCGTCATAAGTATACTTCTTCGTCGCCCGTCGGTATTCGTCGGGATGCACAGCCTCAGCTTTTGCCTTCAACGCACTAAGTTTGAAAGCCACATCAGTATTTCGCAAACAAACTCAGCAACGTACATTCAGCCTCGCAACATCTCGCGCCACTGCTAGTCAGGCGCCAGTGTTGCCAAGAACAAAACCACCAGCGGAGAGCGGACCTCCACTCGGCGGAGCGGAGTCTCATCAAAGCAGGATACATGGGCTCAATGATGTGGAAAAGGCGTTAGAACTCACCTCACTCGTTTTTGTGTCCATTCCAGGTCCCTCTTAGTCTCCCGGGCTACTTTGATGCCGTCAGAGAAGTTGGCACGTACACCTTGCAGTCGTCGCTGGGCGAGAGCTTGCAATTCAAGGAGTTCACGTTGTTTGGCATTCAGCTGTCCGGAACTGGTTTCATTACCCATTAGCACACATACTCTACTCTCCAATCTCTGGAAGCATTGACCCTGCTTAACAAACAGAGTCACGAGCGGCCTCCGTTCGTTAGGCTATCGGTAGCTACTCACGCCTGTGCCTGTCTTGCCAGCCCTTTATCCAATGGCGTGGGGTCAAACACGTTCTGCATGCGGTCACTCAAGACATCGACAACATCGACTCCAGAGTACGATGCAGAACTCGACTCGTAATCGCCGCTGATACTCCCAGACCCGTAGCTGAAGCCGGCGGATGTGCGACTACCCGCCGTCGTGCTGGTATCAGATACATCTGGTGGGGATCCTGAAACACGGCTGATAGGATACAGATTGACAGGTGCCGGCGCCTTGGAGGGAACATTGATAGGAAGGGGGGGAGCTTGATAGTGTTGAGTCGCCATTGTGATAAGATGTATTGCTCGAAGAGTCGAAGTCGGTAGGATATGCAAGACGACAATGGTTGATGGACCAGGCTGTAAGGTAGGCAGAAGAGGCAAGCTCCTCACTCAAAGGAAGTATGTGAGTATAAAATATGTTTGACTTCCACCGAATGGTGTAGGATCAAAGTGGAACAATCTTGTCAAGACGAGGAGGTAATAAGAAGAGCAGGGCTGGGAAAGttaagaaaggaagaaggagaggaaagaaaggtgaCTGAA from Aspergillus oryzae RIB40 DNA, chromosome 1 encodes the following:
- a CDS encoding AAA family ATPase SEC18 (AAA+-type ATPase) — encoded protein: MEVAVSPQDFPPTRDGLDLFLLVNDLYVFSARPYDGFPPGHISMSDPQRTWAGVAFTDSVNVQIYDPFSQGGQAYIGSTDIEIGFAGKKRVETPYDQDELGSVVVKNFENQIFAPGQKILMDHRSIPLILTVKTVQRVDLSSEKADLSSGQVETDPSARGILTRHSQINFFKDARTGINLKASNRRPAANSIIQPDFKFENMGIGGLDAEFSTIFRRAFASRIFPPGLVEKLGIQHVKGMLLYGPPGTGKTLIARQIGKMLNAREPKIINGPEVLNKYVGQSEENIRKLFADAEAEYKEKGEESGLHIIIFDELDAVCKQRGSGAGGGTGVGDSVVNQLLSKLDGVDQLNNILLIGMTNRKDMIDDALLRPGRLEVHMEISLPDEKGRAQILKIHTQKMRDNNVMDVDVNLSELALMTKNFSGAEIAGLVKSASSFAFSRHVKVGTMAGISDDVVNMKVNRGDFHNALDEVKPAFGVSEEELSSRIQYGIIHYSDQINEILREGQLFVKQVGESTPLFSVLLHGPTASGKTALAARIAIDSGFPFIKLISPEDMVGFSEMAKVQYISKIFDDAYKSRTSVVVVDNIERIIDWVPIGPRFSNTVLQTLMVFLRKQPTKERRLLVLATTTQRAVLKQLDVYNSFNSDIMVPNVMTCAELEYIMKQSETFNDQEIAQVLGAIGGIDQADKAPQEKVIGVGVKKVLLGIETARQDADKVERFVRVIDRAIEEERSFD
- a CDS encoding uncharacterized protein (predicted protein); protein product: MPSRYTPKRILKKQFSQQEHSLLEDWAPGNRNKYRNVELDAPVLTEHQAPSSELVNQGGYTAPNGTHLSDHDLTELSNGIEDSESMCVIYFQPCFIEDPWKDLPSVKMEFTTRFWSVLLLQPRVPVASLLVAHRKT
- a CDS encoding KxDL motif-containing protein (predicted protein): MATQHYQAPPLPINVPSKAPAPVNLYPISRVSGSPPDVSDTSTTAGSRTSAGFSYGSGSISGDYESSSASYSGVDVVDVLSDRMQNVFDPTPLDKGLARQAQASGQLNAKQRELLELQALAQRRLQGVRANFSDGIKVARETKRDLEWTQKRVSALKAKAEAVHPDEYRRATKKYTYDDDY